GGCCCCATCATCATCAGTAACCGTAAGTCGAAAAGTATATGTTCCAGTTACCAGATTGCTGGCCGTTGCAGTAGAATTATTAACATTTGAAAGGGAAACCGAAGGACCTGAAGTTTTTTCCCACAAATAATTTGAAATAGTTCCATCATCATCTGTCCCTGAACCCACCAAGTTGGTGCTATTTGTAGGTAGTTGCATTTGAATATCTACCCCAGCATTTGCTATTGGATCCAAATTAGACTCCTCTAAGACTTCCAATTGCATCTCATCACTATCAGTAACATTGTCATCATCTTCTACTGTAAGCTCGAAAACGTAAATGCCAGCCTGTAAAGCAGACAAATTCAAAGTAGCTTGGTTTGCATTGCTAATGGTAACTGCACCACCAGAGATCTTTTGCCAAGAATAACTTATAATGTTTCCATCACTATCTGTACCCGTTCCTGAAATAGTAGTTGAACTAGTAGGTAACTGTATTTGCTTATTGGAACCAGCATTAGCCGTTGGGGGCGAATTAGAATCAACAACAGTTAGTTTCATTTGGTCCGAAGCAGAATTACCATCTGCGTCAGTAGCTGTCAATCTAAATTGATATATACCGGCCACTGCATTACTTACCGACAAAGTCGCTGTGGAAGTATTACTAAGCGTAGCAGATGGTCCAGATACTTTTTCCCATAGGTACGTACTTATTGCTGCTGTAGAACTGGCAGTGCCTGAAACAGAAGCATTGTTTGTGGGTAAATTTAAAGTTATATCTTCTCCAGCATCCACAGAGATCGATGCTCTACTTTGTTGCATGAACCATTCATAAATATTTGGAGTATGTAAGGAATTATCAGTGCGATAGGCCCTAGACCAGGAGTTATGTCCTATCCCTTCATATACAGTCAAAAGTGGAGCTGGATTTATGGCCGGTGTGCATTCATTTAGTGCATCAATCATCAGGGTGGTTCTATTTAAAGGAACTACCCCATCAGCATCACCATGAAATGCCCACACAGGAATGTTTTCTGCAGCAATGTTACATGCTTTATTGAGATTATTTCTACTCCCACAAACTGGAGCCACTGCAGCGATTTTCTCAGGGAAACTGTGAGCATAAAACCAAGCTCCTCCTCCTCCCAGACTTAAACCGGTAACGTAAATTCTATTCAAATCAATCCTAAGTCCATCATTAAGAACATGCTCGACTACCTCATCCATATAATTTGGCGGCCAATTTCCTAAATTTGTTTTTAGTTGAGGAGATATTAGAATAAATGGAAAATCATGTCCATTTTTAACATGTAGAGGAGGTCCGTTTTTTGCAACTTTTGTTAAATCCCCCTCATTATTTCCTCTTTCACCTAATCCATGAAAGAAAATCATGATGGGATAGTCATCAGTGTTGCTATTATAATCGGCAGGAAGATATTCGTAATACCATGTTCCACCAGGGCTTTCTTTTGCCAATTGATTCTGTGCGAGAACAATTTTATGTTGAAAAATAAATATAAAAATCAACAATAAAATTCTAGTACTTCTAAATGATGAGGTTAAGCCACAAAATTCTATCCTTAAAATATTTTTCTTTTTCATACTGGTAGTTGATAGTTAGAAACATTATACTTAAAGGGTTTTAATGCTGTCTCAAAGAAAATTATTACAACAGTATGTTAAGGTATAAAAAAAAAGTAAAATAATCTAAGTCACTGATAATTAAATTGATAAATATTTCCTCCGATAAAATTCATTTCTCTTTCATCTACAATCATCAATTGTTTTTTCTTGGTGAAAACAATTCCAGCTTTATGCGAATATTGATTTAACTTGTACTCTGTAAAGGTACCTTTTGAAAAAACTGGAGTAAGAAAATTTTCAATTGTAATAATTCTGTGATGGAATAATAAAGCGATAGTGCCTTTATCTTTTGAAATATCCGCTCCAGTAATCCAATTATTTAGCATTGCCCCATCAAGTTTAAATGCATCTACTTTTTTAGCAATATAATCACCGCTGGTGATCGGTAACGCATAAACATTTATTAAACCATTATAGGGCTTTGTCCTATTTTTCGTAAATAAATAGAGGGAATCATTAAGGCAAAAAAAAGCATCAATATCAAAATTATTTCTATCTGGAGTTGGTGGAAAAGCCTTTTGATCTTCAAAACTAAAACTTATCACTTTTGCTAAGGTGACCTTTGCCGTTATGCTATCTGGATTCGGGACAATATAAATTTTAAGTTCCTTCTTATCCGATTTATTATTACCAAAAGCTCCTATGTATAAATTTCCGTAATCATCCCTTGTTAAATCTTCCCAGCCCCTATTTTTGTTCGCTAAGTGAACCGTTTTAATTATTGTTCCAATCGAATCTATTCCAAAAAGCACTGGAATCCCTCCATCATTGTGAGTCCAATACAAATTCGAATCGAAAGTTTCAAGACCAGAAGCTTCATTGATGGTTTCAGGCAATTTACCTAGCACCTGAAAACTAAATTGGTCAACAGAAGCCTGATTCAACTTTGGTTTGATAATTTCCTGAGCAGAATTAACAAAAGAATAGCTAAAAAATATGACTAGTAAAAAAAAAGATCTTATCATTTTACAAGTATTTTATTTTGAGAAAAAGACAGATAAGTAGCTAACCATTTCTCAGCTGAGTATTTCCACTGAAATTCATTACTCCTTTTAAGGCCCTTTTCAGTCATAGAAAGTCGTTTTGTTTCATTTGACAAAATCCTTTTTATTTCTTTACCTATCTCTACTGTATTCAATGGATCGACATAAACAGCAGCATCTCCGCCTACTTCAGGTAATGAAGTTAATCCAGAAGTAATTACAGGCGTTCCACAAGCCATAGCTTCTAAAACTGGAATTCCGAAGCTTTCACGGGTAGACAGAAACAAGAATACGGTTGCGCCATTATATACATTTACTAGATCATAATTAGAAACATATCTTTTCGTAGTGATCAAATGTTCTATATCACCCAGCTGATTTCTACTAACAATTTTTTGGAAATATTCTTTCTCAATATCTAGAATTACCAGTGGGAGTACTTCTTCGGAGGGCGTATTACCGGCATATTTTGCGTAAGAAACTATAGAATTTTCTGTGTTCTTCCTAGGATCCCTACTTCCAAATAGCAAGATGTATTTATCAGGGAAATTATATTCCTTAAGAAACTGAGCAACTTTTTCTTTATCTCTCTTTTCTCTAAAATACTCTGAACATGCGTTATAATAAGTATCCAAGTCCTTTTCAGATATTTGGAAGTAATCTGATATTTTTTTCTTTTCATAATTTGAAACCGTTCCAATTTTTGCACATTTCCTAATAATTTTGGGGACGAGTAATCTTCGGTAAAAATTACCTATTCTTTGGTACAGACTACCATGGATAAACTGCACCTTTTCAAGATAAATTATATCATGAAGGGTGAGGACTAGGGGAATATTTAAAAATAGAGGGGCAGTATTGGCAGTGCAATGCAACAAATCTACTTTATATTTTTTAGCTAAAATAGGGAGGTGTATTTGTTCCCAAACTGCATAACTTGAAGAAAACTTTTGAATAATATGAAAATTAACAGGCAGGTTCTTGAATAAGCTAGAAACATCTTCGTCCTTTGAATTACAGAACACAAAGTATTCATTATCAGAATCTAATAATTGTAAAGCTTTGATAAGTTCAATAGTCACAATATCAATCCCGTGTTTTCTATCACGAAATATCCTTTGGGCTTCTATGCCAATCTTCATTTTTAAATAGTCATAAGGTTCTAAATATCAAGTTAAATAATAATAATCAAATATTTTTTAGATAACTGTGATTTTAATTATATCAGTCTGCTGTATTCCTTCTCAATTCTA
This is a stretch of genomic DNA from Marivirga harenae. It encodes these proteins:
- a CDS encoding glycosyltransferase family 4 protein codes for the protein MKIGIEAQRIFRDRKHGIDIVTIELIKALQLLDSDNEYFVFCNSKDEDVSSLFKNLPVNFHIIQKFSSSYAVWEQIHLPILAKKYKVDLLHCTANTAPLFLNIPLVLTLHDIIYLEKVQFIHGSLYQRIGNFYRRLLVPKIIRKCAKIGTVSNYEKKKISDYFQISEKDLDTYYNACSEYFREKRDKEKVAQFLKEYNFPDKYILLFGSRDPRKNTENSIVSYAKYAGNTPSEEVLPLVILDIEKEYFQKIVSRNQLGDIEHLITTKRYVSNYDLVNVYNGATVFLFLSTRESFGIPVLEAMACGTPVITSGLTSLPEVGGDAAVYVDPLNTVEIGKEIKRILSNETKRLSMTEKGLKRSNEFQWKYSAEKWLATYLSFSQNKILVK